A portion of the Sphingobacterium spiritivorum genome contains these proteins:
- a CDS encoding class I mannose-6-phosphate isomerase, giving the protein MEIEVKDNSVNYTILPTHKAKGHIYSGYDSLATALSAESLYILDGYIGVNWQEIVEGLETAFRKIAVNVRFIPFETALKETHEIEDMVQPFLGGDDPLFGYRTNLFISDFYDLAKIKMLVPAHAEGLTILYGTGAACYDTKAPLAYFDLPKNVLSHRMRQGLVSNLGADIQEDKKQIYKRFYFVDWVVLNKHKKNILPRTAIMADQQLTNHITWMYGKDLLDTLKDMSASFFRVRPWFEPGVWGGQWMKKHMKQLDQNVENYAWSFEMIVPENGLVLADGDHLLEVSFDQLMYTAGEQVLGKAYSRFGDEFPIRFDFLDTFDGGNLSIQCHPGTQYAKDKFGENFTQDETYYIVDCEENAEVYLGFQHDIQPDDFRNALEESFKNSTAIEIEKYVQKFTAQKHGLYLIPNGTVHASGKNNLVLEISATPYIFTFKMYDWVRPDLDGKPRPLNIARAFENLDFSRKGSVVQDTLISKPKERVLDAHTNYIDLPTHEQHFYTICRYDFTDQVYVETKGQCHILMLVEGSAIELTTADGKQEVFHFVETFAVPAAAGSYKLRNLGEKQAKVIVSFVKDEAC; this is encoded by the coding sequence ATGGAAATCGAAGTAAAAGATAACAGCGTAAACTATACTATATTACCTACACATAAAGCCAAAGGTCATATCTACAGTGGATATGATTCACTGGCCACAGCTTTGTCTGCCGAATCGCTTTATATACTTGACGGATATATCGGAGTGAACTGGCAGGAAATTGTTGAAGGGCTTGAAACTGCTTTTCGCAAAATTGCGGTAAATGTCCGTTTTATACCTTTCGAAACTGCCCTGAAAGAAACACATGAAATCGAGGATATGGTACAACCCTTTTTAGGAGGTGACGATCCTTTGTTCGGTTACAGAACTAATCTTTTCATCAGCGATTTTTACGATCTGGCAAAAATAAAAATGCTCGTACCTGCACATGCTGAAGGATTGACTATACTTTACGGTACTGGAGCAGCATGTTACGATACAAAAGCTCCTCTCGCCTACTTTGACTTGCCTAAAAATGTACTTTCTCATCGAATGCGTCAGGGTTTGGTCAGCAATCTCGGAGCAGATATTCAGGAAGACAAGAAACAGATCTACAAACGATTTTATTTTGTGGACTGGGTCGTATTGAATAAACATAAGAAAAACATACTTCCGCGGACAGCTATTATGGCTGATCAGCAGCTTACAAACCACATCACCTGGATGTATGGCAAAGACCTGCTGGATACATTGAAAGATATGTCTGCCTCCTTCTTCAGAGTAAGACCCTGGTTTGAGCCGGGTGTTTGGGGCGGACAGTGGATGAAAAAGCATATGAAACAACTGGATCAGAACGTCGAAAATTATGCCTGGTCTTTTGAGATGATCGTTCCGGAAAACGGACTGGTACTAGCTGACGGAGATCATCTTCTGGAAGTTTCCTTTGATCAGTTGATGTATACTGCCGGCGAACAGGTACTGGGTAAAGCATATAGCCGGTTTGGAGATGAATTTCCGATACGCTTTGATTTTCTGGACACATTTGACGGAGGCAACCTTTCTATACAGTGTCATCCGGGAACACAATATGCCAAAGATAAGTTTGGAGAGAATTTTACACAGGATGAGACCTATTATATTGTGGATTGTGAAGAAAATGCAGAGGTATATCTGGGCTTTCAGCACGATATACAGCCCGATGATTTCCGAAATGCATTGGAAGAAAGTTTTAAAAACAGTACGGCTATTGAAATTGAAAAGTATGTTCAGAAATTCACGGCTCAGAAACATGGTCTCTACCTGATCCCCAACGGTACGGTACACGCATCCGGAAAAAACAATCTGGTGCTGGAAATCAGCGCCACACCTTATATTTTCACATTTAAGATGTACGATTGGGTACGTCCGGATCTGGACGGGAAGCCCAGACCACTTAATATAGCACGTGCATTTGAAAATCTGGATTTTTCACGCAAAGGAAGTGTAGTACAGGATACATTAATATCCAAACCAAAGGAGAGGGTATTGGATGCCCATACAAATTATATTGATCTGCCCACTCACGAACAGCATTTCTACACGATATGCAGATACGACTTTACGGATCAGGTATATGTAGAGACAAAAGGCCAATGCCATATTCTTATGCTCGTAGAAGGATCAGCAATCGAGCTGACTACTGCAGACGGAAAACAAGAGGTCTTCCATTTTGTAGAAACTTTTGCGGTACCTGCTGCTGCCGGTTCATACAAGCTGCGTAACCTGGGTGAAAAACAGGCAAAAGTAATTGTCTCATTCGTCAAAGATGAAGCCTGTTAA
- a CDS encoding amylo-alpha-1,6-glucosidase yields the protein MNRIALLALAGLLTACGSSNGKKDAASLSTRMEADSSLQIVKDKALEIVKSGFNAGDGYSEVWIRDYNTFITVAAKVHPHELIKEQLLTFFRLQGEDGNIADGFVTKASLKGKPSDYYTITNVLAPQFAAHKNTVETDQETSLIQAVHRYIKATNDTSFLETKVGTAKVKERMEQAMDFLMKHRYNEKYGLLWGATTADWGDVQPEHDWGVHLDENSHLAIDIYDNAMFLIALDNYMDMVPAAATKWNSIREEIAGNTMKYLWDDKNQKFIPHIYLTSSPFDKSFDENQIYYHGGTAVAIEANLLSKEQIKTSLDKMIANVKASGAATIGLTLYPTYPEGSFKNKGMYPYGYQNGGDWTWFGGRMIQQLIKNGFEKEAYEQLKPMLDRVIVNKGFFEWYTKDNKPKGSGTFRGEAGVLYDAIVLLEETQK from the coding sequence ATGAATAGAATAGCCTTATTAGCCTTAGCAGGTCTACTCACAGCATGTGGTTCGTCTAACGGAAAGAAAGACGCAGCTTCACTGTCCACACGTATGGAAGCGGATTCGTCTCTTCAGATCGTCAAAGATAAAGCATTGGAAATCGTTAAGTCCGGATTCAATGCCGGAGACGGATACAGTGAAGTATGGATCAGAGATTACAACACATTTATCACTGTTGCTGCAAAAGTACATCCACACGAATTAATCAAGGAGCAATTGCTTACATTCTTCCGCTTACAGGGGGAAGATGGCAATATTGCGGATGGTTTTGTCACAAAAGCAAGCCTGAAAGGCAAGCCCTCAGATTATTATACCATTACCAATGTGCTGGCTCCACAGTTTGCAGCTCATAAGAATACCGTCGAAACAGATCAGGAAACATCACTGATACAAGCTGTCCACAGATACATCAAAGCGACAAACGACACCAGCTTTCTGGAAACCAAAGTGGGTACCGCAAAGGTGAAGGAACGTATGGAACAGGCTATGGATTTTTTGATGAAGCACCGTTACAATGAAAAGTATGGCCTCCTCTGGGGAGCAACAACCGCAGACTGGGGAGATGTACAACCGGAACATGACTGGGGTGTACATCTGGATGAAAATTCTCATCTCGCTATCGACATCTATGACAATGCCATGTTCCTGATCGCATTGGACAATTATATGGATATGGTGCCTGCAGCCGCTACGAAATGGAATTCAATACGGGAGGAGATAGCAGGTAATACAATGAAATATTTATGGGATGACAAGAATCAGAAGTTTATACCCCATATTTACCTGACCAGCTCTCCGTTTGACAAAAGTTTTGATGAAAATCAGATTTACTACCACGGAGGGACAGCTGTTGCCATAGAAGCTAATTTACTGTCAAAAGAACAGATCAAAACGTCTCTTGATAAAATGATTGCTAATGTCAAAGCCTCAGGAGCGGCGACCATAGGACTGACCCTCTACCCAACCTATCCGGAGGGGTCATTTAAAAATAAAGGGATGTACCCTTACGGTTATCAGAATGGAGGTGACTGGACCTGGTTTGGCGGAAGAATGATTCAGCAACTTATCAAAAACGGCTTTGAAAAGGAAGCCTACGAACAGTTGAAACCGATGCTTGATCGCGTCATTGTCAATAAAGGCTTTTTTGAGTGGTACACCAAAGACAATAAGCCTAAAGGATCAGGAACATTCCGCGGAGAAGCGGGTGTATTATATGATGCCATTGTATTACTGGAAGAGACACAGAAGTAA